The following are encoded in a window of Amycolatopsis lexingtonensis genomic DNA:
- a CDS encoding cytochrome P450, producing the protein MTDFVMPQIDPALLPPSVRYGLSDTLPWLGRMRAANPVLRDPFGMHHVFTYAEVQQALADPGTFSSDPSHVMPQAAAELSAGMLAVMDPPAHTKVRRIASAAFTPKRVKDLNDRIAQIAEELLDAVPGDEFDFVTAFSQYLPLVVVSELLGIPKTDLPQFIAWTEALLQVTVPNPNDAAEMDAAMQAAMFGPLVQMQQYMAGLCAELRANPRDGFISDLLQAEVDGERLADHEAVNLAIQLLQAGHITSASVLANFVLRLGEHPGVEARLRTDPALIPAAVDEALRFTPPVPRLQRFTTTDTELGGVAIPAKSMVFLSLLSANHDEKVFANPDAFDIDRGAARNLTFGHGIHYCFGAALAKTEAKFGIEALLRRYSSIEVLTDEPVEFYESELFTPKSVRVRVRRA; encoded by the coding sequence ATGACCGACTTCGTCATGCCGCAGATCGACCCGGCGCTGCTGCCCCCGTCCGTCCGTTATGGACTGTCGGACACGCTGCCGTGGCTGGGCCGGATGCGCGCGGCCAACCCGGTGCTGCGCGACCCGTTCGGCATGCACCACGTGTTCACCTACGCCGAGGTGCAGCAGGCGCTGGCCGACCCCGGCACGTTCTCCAGCGACCCGTCGCACGTGATGCCGCAGGCCGCCGCGGAGCTGTCCGCCGGCATGCTCGCGGTGATGGACCCGCCCGCGCACACCAAGGTCCGCCGGATCGCCAGCGCGGCGTTCACCCCGAAGCGCGTCAAGGACCTCAACGACCGCATCGCGCAGATCGCCGAGGAGCTGCTCGACGCCGTCCCCGGTGACGAGTTCGACTTCGTCACGGCGTTCTCGCAGTACCTGCCGCTGGTCGTGGTGTCGGAGCTGCTCGGCATCCCGAAGACCGACCTGCCGCAGTTCATCGCCTGGACCGAGGCGCTGCTGCAGGTCACCGTGCCGAACCCGAACGACGCCGCCGAGATGGACGCCGCCATGCAGGCGGCCATGTTCGGCCCGCTCGTCCAGATGCAGCAGTACATGGCCGGCCTCTGCGCCGAGCTGCGCGCGAACCCGCGCGACGGCTTCATCAGCGACCTGCTCCAGGCCGAAGTGGACGGTGAGCGGCTCGCCGACCACGAAGCCGTCAACCTCGCCATCCAGCTGCTGCAGGCCGGGCACATCACCTCGGCCTCGGTGCTGGCGAACTTCGTGCTGCGGCTGGGCGAGCACCCCGGCGTCGAGGCGCGCCTGCGCACCGACCCGGCGCTGATCCCGGCCGCGGTCGACGAGGCACTGCGGTTCACCCCGCCGGTGCCGCGCCTGCAGCGGTTCACCACCACCGACACCGAACTCGGCGGCGTCGCCATCCCGGCGAAGAGCATGGTCTTCCTGTCGCTGCTGTCGGCCAACCACGACGAGAAGGTGTTCGCGAACCCGGACGCGTTCGACATCGACCGCGGCGCCGCCCGCAACCTCACCTTCGGCCACGGCATCCACTACTGCTTCGGCGCGGCGCTGGCCAAGACCGAGGCGAAGTTCGGCATCGAAGCCCTGCTGCGCCGCTACTCTTCGATCGAGGTCCTGACCGACGAGCCGGTCGAGTTCTACGAAAGCGAGCTGTTCACGCCGAAGAGCGTCCGCGTCCGGGTGCGGCGGGCGTGA
- a CDS encoding HAMP domain-containing sensor histidine kinase, with product MLLLPVLVALLLAGARVQGELAQAGELSAVRDQMPVVQGISELAGLVDDEMIHDGAAAQTAAVDGKAASVRRDAAFSQLTPQLARTLEDQLGKLADLRQLDGSAGAKTTAYHDFTVALSEVISGVVGQAGNADLGASASLSAGLVQLRTVLAVQEAVAGGGAAAVAERAAAEEAVLIGQIRRVLPAGAAAARFAAATSQGAGGPAAKRAVLGTVLAEQVKTLSDAVGAQTDLARSDALRDAALVLAALLGALAIALAVARSVVAPIRRLHAAALDTARRRLPGTIERIREGEDVDWRATPPLPVDSEEEVGQLARAFDDMHRQAVRLAVGEQAEMRIQVSEMFMTLSRRSQSLVELQLSVIEDLEADEQDPQRLAELFQIDHIATRLRRNGENLQVLAGGRPVRRETGPVATVELLRAATSEVKDYQRITLGNAPRGSVQAEAAADVVHILAELLENAIRSSPPDEQVVLTADRGFDGGVLVEVVDTGLGMSREDLEAANARLAAGASVSPETTRRMGLFVVSRLAASHGITVRLRPTTTRTASAGITASVHVPGALVLVELPARPGALALPPGGVNGNARHELEPRWPAEEPGPAPMANPPTPIFDQMVSHWFADDPPKAARPDGWASPADQVRQAAEAAVGTVGEAGITDSGLPERQPGAQLAPGSAAPRRPQQADQSFRDPAAVRNNLSRHYSGMRAARHRVAAEPDAEQR from the coding sequence GTGCTCCTGCTGCCCGTCCTGGTCGCCTTGCTACTGGCCGGGGCCCGGGTGCAGGGCGAGCTCGCCCAGGCCGGCGAGCTCAGCGCCGTACGCGATCAAATGCCCGTCGTGCAAGGGATTTCCGAACTGGCCGGGCTCGTCGACGACGAGATGATCCATGACGGCGCCGCCGCGCAGACCGCCGCCGTCGACGGGAAAGCCGCGTCGGTCCGCCGGGACGCCGCATTTTCGCAGCTCACCCCGCAACTGGCGCGCACATTGGAAGATCAGCTCGGGAAATTGGCCGACCTGCGCCAGCTGGACGGTTCCGCGGGCGCGAAAACCACCGCCTACCACGACTTCACGGTCGCGCTCAGCGAAGTGATCTCGGGCGTCGTCGGCCAAGCCGGAAATGCCGATCTCGGCGCGTCGGCGAGCCTCAGCGCGGGATTGGTGCAGCTGAGGACCGTGCTCGCCGTCCAGGAAGCGGTGGCGGGCGGCGGCGCCGCCGCGGTGGCCGAGCGTGCCGCGGCCGAAGAAGCCGTGCTCATCGGGCAGATCCGGCGGGTGCTGCCGGCCGGTGCGGCGGCCGCCCGGTTCGCCGCGGCCACCAGCCAGGGTGCCGGCGGCCCCGCGGCGAAGCGCGCGGTGCTCGGCACCGTACTGGCCGAGCAGGTGAAAACGCTTTCGGACGCGGTCGGCGCGCAGACCGACCTCGCCCGCTCGGACGCACTGCGCGACGCCGCACTCGTGCTCGCGGCGCTGCTCGGCGCCCTCGCCATCGCGCTCGCCGTCGCACGATCGGTGGTGGCCCCGATCCGGCGGCTGCACGCGGCCGCGCTCGACACCGCGCGCCGCCGGCTGCCCGGCACCATCGAGCGGATCCGGGAGGGCGAGGACGTCGACTGGCGCGCGACCCCGCCGCTCCCGGTCGACTCGGAGGAGGAGGTCGGCCAGCTCGCCCGCGCCTTCGACGACATGCACCGGCAGGCCGTCCGGCTCGCCGTCGGCGAGCAGGCCGAGATGCGGATCCAGGTCAGCGAGATGTTCATGACGCTGTCGCGGCGCAGCCAGTCGCTGGTGGAGCTGCAGCTTTCGGTGATCGAGGACCTCGAAGCCGACGAGCAAGACCCGCAGCGGCTGGCCGAGCTGTTCCAGATCGACCACATCGCCACCCGGCTGCGGCGCAACGGCGAGAACCTGCAGGTCCTCGCCGGCGGCCGGCCGGTCCGGCGGGAAACCGGCCCGGTCGCCACGGTCGAGCTGCTGCGGGCGGCGACGTCGGAGGTCAAGGACTACCAGCGCATCACCCTCGGCAACGCGCCGCGCGGCTCGGTGCAGGCCGAAGCCGCGGCCGACGTCGTGCACATCCTCGCGGAGCTGCTGGAGAACGCGATCCGGTCGTCGCCGCCGGACGAGCAGGTCGTGCTCACCGCCGACCGCGGCTTCGACGGCGGCGTGCTGGTCGAGGTCGTCGACACCGGCCTCGGCATGAGCCGCGAAGACCTGGAAGCGGCCAACGCCCGGCTGGCCGCCGGCGCGTCGGTGAGCCCGGAGACCACCCGCCGGATGGGCCTGTTCGTGGTGAGCAGGCTGGCCGCCTCGCACGGGATCACCGTCCGGCTGCGGCCGACGACCACGCGGACCGCGAGCGCCGGCATCACCGCCAGCGTGCACGTCCCCGGCGCGCTGGTGCTGGTCGAGCTGCCGGCGCGGCCCGGCGCGCTCGCGCTGCCCCCGGGCGGGGTCAACGGCAACGCGCGGCACGAGCTCGAACCCCGGTGGCCCGCCGAAGAACCCGGTCCCGCGCCGATGGCGAACCCGCCGACCCCGATCTTCGACCAGATGGTGTCGCACTGGTTCGCCGATGACCCGCCGAAAGCGGCGCGGCCGGACGGCTGGGCGAGTCCCGCCGACCAGGTGCGGCAGGCCGCGGAAGCCGCGGTCGGGACCGTCGGCGAAGCCGGGATCACCGACTCGGGCCTGCCGGAGCGGCAGCCCGGGGCCCAGCTGGCACCGGGCTCGGCCGCCCCGCGCCGGCCGCAGCAGGCGGACCAGTCCTTCCGCGACCCCGCCGCGGTGCGGAACAACCTTTCCCGGCACTACAGCGGCATGCGCGCGGCCCGCCACCGGGTCGCGGCCGAGCCGGACGCGGAGCAGCGATGA
- a CDS encoding GTP-binding protein — MDYVHSDKLITSAKIVVAGGFGAGKTTFVGAVSEIDPLRTEAMMTTAAVGVDRTEAVPGKVATTVAMDFGRLTLADDLILYVFGTPGQHRFWFMWDDLVCGAVAAIVLVDTRRLADSFASIDFFESRGLPFLVAINQFEDTRQHAPAQVREALKVPPAVEVVTCDARSPESTKRTLIAAAEHALAEHHSPRSRKA, encoded by the coding sequence GTGGACTACGTGCACTCTGACAAACTGATCACCTCGGCCAAGATCGTCGTCGCGGGCGGCTTCGGAGCGGGCAAGACGACGTTCGTCGGCGCCGTCTCGGAAATCGACCCGCTGCGCACCGAAGCGATGATGACGACGGCGGCGGTCGGCGTCGACCGGACCGAAGCGGTGCCGGGGAAGGTCGCGACGACGGTCGCGATGGACTTCGGCAGGCTCACCCTCGCCGACGACCTCATCCTCTACGTCTTCGGCACCCCGGGCCAGCACCGGTTCTGGTTCATGTGGGACGACCTGGTCTGCGGCGCGGTGGCCGCGATCGTCCTGGTCGACACCCGCCGCCTGGCGGACTCGTTCGCGTCGATCGACTTCTTCGAGTCGCGCGGCCTGCCGTTCCTGGTGGCCATCAACCAGTTCGAGGACACCCGTCAGCACGCGCCCGCGCAGGTGCGTGAAGCCCTCAAGGTCCCGCCGGCGGTGGAGGTCGTCACCTGCGACGCGCGTTCCCCGGAGTCCACGAAGCGGACCCTCATCGCCGCCGCCGAGCACGCGCTCGCCGAACACCACTCACCGCGATCGCGGAAAGCCTGA
- a CDS encoding cytochrome P450 — MTSTLSTEDVPSARFGPGEQLAWLRRKREDGGVHVDASGAHHVFAHADVERVTKDPATFSSNPARVLPEGVPNLTEGMMLVADPPQHGKLRRLAAQAFTPRKMRDLGPRVTEIAVDLLDRAPSGGFDAVEHFTVELPATMIAELFGIPAADAGAFRSLVEQIMAIEPPDLTDEAAVRAAADNALGGPFLELMGYLLQLCARRRAEPEPGLISDLVRARLDGEQLADPEVASLAVQILQAGHLTTAAVLGHALVLLAEHPEAQAALRADRALIPGAIEEVLRCRPPSTRLQRYTTVDTEVAGHVIPAGAVVVPWMLSANHDDAVFADPDVFDIRRSPNRHLTFGHGIHFCLGAMLARVELTGALNALFDHLPMWTVDGVVEYQESHLLFGPKRVPLVVSITPNTPTDRRDLP, encoded by the coding sequence GTGACCAGCACACTGTCCACTGAGGACGTCCCGTCGGCGCGGTTCGGCCCGGGCGAGCAGCTCGCCTGGCTGCGGCGCAAGCGGGAGGACGGCGGGGTGCACGTCGACGCGTCCGGCGCGCACCACGTCTTCGCCCACGCCGACGTCGAGCGCGTCACCAAGGACCCGGCGACGTTCTCCAGCAACCCGGCGCGGGTGCTGCCCGAGGGCGTGCCGAACCTGACCGAGGGGATGATGCTCGTCGCCGACCCGCCGCAGCACGGCAAGCTGCGGCGGCTGGCGGCGCAGGCGTTCACCCCGCGGAAGATGCGCGATCTCGGCCCGCGCGTGACCGAGATCGCGGTGGACCTGCTCGACCGGGCGCCGTCGGGCGGCTTCGACGCGGTCGAGCACTTCACGGTCGAGCTGCCCGCGACGATGATCGCCGAGCTGTTCGGCATCCCGGCCGCCGACGCGGGCGCGTTCCGGTCGCTGGTCGAGCAGATCATGGCCATCGAACCACCGGACCTCACCGACGAAGCGGCCGTGCGGGCGGCGGCGGACAACGCGCTGGGCGGCCCGTTCCTGGAGCTGATGGGCTACCTGCTCCAGCTGTGCGCGCGCCGGCGCGCCGAACCGGAGCCCGGGCTGATTTCCGACCTGGTGCGCGCGCGGCTGGACGGCGAGCAGCTGGCCGACCCCGAGGTGGCGAGCCTGGCCGTGCAGATCCTGCAGGCCGGGCACCTCACCACCGCCGCCGTGCTCGGTCACGCCCTCGTGCTGCTGGCCGAGCACCCCGAAGCGCAGGCCGCGCTGCGGGCCGACCGGGCGCTGATCCCGGGCGCGATCGAAGAAGTGCTGCGGTGCCGGCCGCCGTCCACCCGGCTGCAGCGTTACACCACAGTGGACACCGAGGTCGCCGGGCACGTGATCCCGGCGGGCGCGGTCGTCGTGCCGTGGATGCTTTCGGCGAACCACGACGACGCCGTGTTCGCCGACCCGGACGTGTTCGACATCCGCCGCAGCCCGAACCGCCACCTGACGTTCGGGCACGGCATCCACTTCTGCCTCGGCGCGATGCTCGCGCGCGTCGAGCTGACCGGTGCGCTGAACGCGCTGTTCGACCACCTTCCGATGTGGACGGTCGACGGCGTCGTCGAGTACCAGGAATCCCATCTGCTGTTCGGACCGAAGCGGGTCCCGCTGGTCGTCAGTATCACCCCCAACACCCCCACCGATCGGAGAGACCTCCCGTGA
- a CDS encoding thioesterase II family protein, protein MTADRWFRRFHEAPAAKARLVCLPHAGGSASFYFPVSRALAPDVEVLAVQYPGRQDRRKEPFVPTVEGLADEIAALLRGLGERPLALFGHSMGAMVAYEVTRRLEDSGPAPVALFVSGRRAPDRYRDDRVHTRSDEGVLAEVRRLSGTEAGLLGDDEVVRMILPVLRNDYRAVETYRHPPGVRLATPVVAFTGTEDPVASVDEVAAWAEHTTGGFELVPLPGGHFFLTRHQDVLLRTMSERLSRVPAR, encoded by the coding sequence GTGACCGCGGACCGCTGGTTCCGCCGGTTCCACGAGGCACCGGCGGCGAAGGCGCGGCTGGTGTGCCTGCCGCACGCGGGCGGCTCGGCGTCGTTCTACTTCCCCGTGTCGCGGGCGCTCGCCCCGGACGTCGAAGTCCTCGCGGTGCAGTACCCGGGGCGGCAGGACCGCCGGAAGGAGCCCTTCGTCCCCACCGTCGAAGGGCTCGCCGACGAGATCGCCGCCCTCCTGCGCGGGCTCGGCGAGCGGCCGCTGGCGCTGTTCGGGCACAGCATGGGCGCGATGGTGGCGTACGAGGTGACGCGACGGCTGGAGGACTCGGGCCCGGCGCCGGTGGCGCTGTTCGTCTCCGGCCGCCGCGCGCCCGACCGCTACCGTGACGACCGCGTCCACACCCGCTCCGACGAGGGGGTGCTGGCCGAGGTGCGCCGCCTCAGCGGCACGGAAGCCGGTCTCCTCGGCGACGACGAGGTGGTGCGGATGATCTTGCCGGTGCTGCGCAACGACTACCGCGCGGTGGAGACCTACCGGCACCCGCCGGGCGTCCGGCTCGCGACGCCGGTGGTGGCGTTCACCGGCACCGAGGACCCGGTGGCGTCGGTCGACGAGGTCGCGGCGTGGGCGGAGCACACCACGGGTGGCTTCGAACTGGTCCCGCTGCCCGGCGGGCACTTCTTCCTCACCCGCCACCAGGACGTCCTGCTGCGGACGATGAGCGAGCGGCTGAGCCGGGTCCCCGCCCGGTAG
- a CDS encoding DUF742 domain-containing protein, protein MTDGRRREGGRHTASLARPYAWTAGRTRPKVDLAVEALVETTAEGRTASFSPTNPLAAVTQLCRQKRSVAEVAAHLGVPLGVARVLLGDLLSAGQVSIRDTLTADASWDERNDLLERVLSGLRAL, encoded by the coding sequence GTGACCGACGGCCGGCGACGCGAGGGCGGGCGGCACACGGCGTCGCTGGCCCGGCCCTACGCCTGGACCGCCGGCCGCACGCGGCCGAAGGTCGACCTGGCGGTGGAAGCCCTCGTCGAGACGACGGCGGAGGGGCGCACGGCGTCCTTCAGCCCGACCAACCCCCTGGCCGCGGTGACGCAGCTGTGCCGGCAGAAGCGTTCGGTGGCCGAGGTCGCGGCCCACCTCGGCGTGCCGCTCGGGGTGGCGCGGGTGCTTCTCGGCGACCTGCTCAGCGCCGGCCAGGTGTCCATCCGCGACACGCTCACCGCGGACGCCTCCTGGGACGAACGCAACGACCTGCTCGAAAGGGTCCTCAGTGGACTACGTGCACTCTGA
- a CDS encoding MHYT domain-containing protein codes for MDHNDFAMGHWLVVLAYLTSVVGCALGLACTLQARSTDHPRVRLAWLGLAALSIGGVGIWVMHFIAMLGFSTPGLPVRYDILRTAVSAIVSIVAVFCGLLVFGVRSRSAWRRLLLGGLLTGLAVAVMHYTGMWAVQIKGTIGYDPVLVVLSVIIAVVAATAALWFTVGLDKLLPRLAAGLVMGAAVTGMHFTGMAAVRLHLDPAAPDPSGTEVFSFLFPVFVLAALAMAVPICAVLMATSSSEAPRHTTVGS; via the coding sequence ATGGACCACAACGATTTCGCGATGGGGCACTGGCTCGTGGTGCTCGCCTACCTGACGTCGGTGGTGGGATGCGCCCTCGGGCTCGCCTGCACGCTGCAGGCGCGCTCCACCGACCACCCGCGCGTCCGGCTGGCGTGGCTGGGGCTCGCGGCGCTGTCCATCGGCGGCGTCGGCATCTGGGTCATGCACTTCATCGCGATGCTCGGCTTTTCGACGCCGGGCCTGCCGGTGCGCTACGACATCCTCCGCACGGCGGTGTCGGCGATCGTTTCGATAGTGGCGGTGTTCTGCGGCCTGCTGGTGTTCGGCGTCCGGAGCCGGTCCGCCTGGCGCCGCCTGCTGCTGGGCGGCCTGCTGACCGGGCTCGCGGTGGCGGTGATGCACTACACCGGCATGTGGGCGGTGCAGATCAAGGGGACGATCGGCTACGACCCGGTGCTGGTGGTGCTGTCGGTGATCATCGCGGTGGTCGCGGCCACGGCGGCCCTGTGGTTCACGGTCGGCCTCGACAAGCTGCTGCCCCGCCTGGCGGCGGGCCTGGTGATGGGCGCGGCGGTGACGGGCATGCACTTCACCGGCATGGCGGCGGTCCGCCTCCACCTCGACCCGGCGGCCCCGGACCCGTCCGGCACGGAGGTGTTCTCGTTCCTGTTCCCGGTGTTCGTGCTGGCGGCGCTGGCGATGGCGGTGCCGATCTGCGCGGTGCTGATGGCGACGTCCAGTTCGGAGGCACCCCGGCACACGACAGTCGGTTCCTGA
- a CDS encoding roadblock/LC7 domain-containing protein, whose translation MSTRQEGMEVTDGSRNWLVSAFTQEVPGVAHAALVSADGLLVAANETLPRDRGDQLSAIASGLSSLALGTADLFTAGRVVQSVIEMEQGFLLLMNVGDGSNLVVLANPGCDIGLVGYEMTLLVDRVGKVVETPARPAASPGAAR comes from the coding sequence ATGAGTACCCGGCAGGAAGGAATGGAAGTGACCGACGGGTCCCGGAACTGGCTGGTGTCGGCGTTCACCCAGGAGGTGCCCGGGGTGGCGCACGCCGCGCTCGTCTCGGCGGACGGCCTGCTCGTGGCGGCGAACGAAACCCTGCCGCGTGACCGCGGCGACCAGCTCTCGGCGATCGCGTCCGGGCTCTCCAGCCTCGCGCTCGGCACGGCCGACCTGTTCACCGCGGGCCGGGTCGTGCAGTCGGTGATCGAGATGGAGCAGGGTTTCCTGCTGCTGATGAACGTCGGCGACGGCTCCAACCTGGTGGTGCTGGCCAACCCGGGCTGCGACATCGGCCTGGTGGGCTACGAGATGACGCTGCTCGTGGACCGGGTCGGGAAGGTGGTCGAGACCCCGGCGCGGCCGGCGGCCTCCCCGGGGGCGGCCCGGTGA
- a CDS encoding PKD domain-containing protein: MLLSLRSRGRIALATAITAAFALLVPGVAHAAPPSNDDFDQATAITALPFTAQQDTSEATRAVDDPSWCQSSDVRASVWFRYTATADGYLRASTKGSDPEMILAVHTGTRGALRGVDNGCGIGADATFLAKAGTTYSIMISGYDVPGGALSLSLASVPPAANDDYANAQPVPSLPFSAQPDFSVASYEADEPESTCQFEGNLVPSVWYAYTNTGEAKSVTARTTGDGAVSVYTGNSLPELKQVACKNDSFGPPTAFRAATGTTYYVRVTGPSQTYNPTTLFLDDAPALDPSISQSPSYPTVYDNVSFSAESWNDIDKPMTVSWDFGDGATAPATTGSVSHHYANDGTYPVTLHATSPDGRTATKTTQVTVTTHDVGIAKFTVPTAARAGESKPISVDVSNTRYTETATVVLSRNDGPYWREIATLTLTVPARSTKTVRFPFAYTFTPDDAVDGKVTFRAELKLDYPLRDARLSDNEVIAIATTVKPSGTRIAAV, from the coding sequence GTGCTGCTTTCGTTGCGATCGCGCGGCCGGATCGCCTTGGCCACCGCGATCACGGCGGCGTTCGCGCTGCTCGTACCGGGCGTCGCGCACGCGGCGCCACCGTCCAACGACGACTTCGACCAGGCGACGGCGATCACCGCGTTGCCGTTCACCGCGCAGCAGGACACGAGCGAGGCCACCCGGGCGGTCGACGACCCGTCGTGGTGCCAGTCGTCCGACGTCCGGGCGTCCGTCTGGTTCCGGTACACGGCCACCGCGGACGGGTACCTGCGCGCCTCGACCAAGGGCAGCGACCCCGAGATGATCCTCGCGGTCCACACCGGAACGCGTGGCGCGCTCCGCGGCGTCGACAACGGCTGCGGCATCGGCGCGGACGCGACATTCCTGGCGAAGGCCGGAACCACGTACTCCATCATGATCTCCGGCTACGACGTGCCGGGCGGAGCGCTGTCGCTCTCGTTGGCCTCGGTGCCGCCCGCGGCCAACGACGACTACGCGAACGCGCAGCCCGTGCCGTCGCTGCCGTTCTCCGCGCAGCCGGACTTCTCGGTCGCCTCCTACGAAGCCGACGAGCCGGAGTCGACCTGCCAGTTCGAGGGCAACCTCGTCCCCTCGGTCTGGTACGCCTACACGAACACCGGGGAGGCGAAGTCGGTCACCGCGCGGACCACGGGGGATGGAGCCGTGTCGGTCTACACCGGCAACAGCCTGCCGGAGCTGAAGCAGGTCGCCTGCAAGAACGACTCGTTCGGGCCGCCCACCGCGTTCCGCGCCGCCACCGGCACGACCTACTACGTCCGCGTGACCGGTCCGTCCCAGACTTACAACCCGACCACGCTCTTCCTGGACGACGCGCCGGCGCTGGACCCGTCGATCTCCCAGTCGCCGTCGTACCCGACGGTCTACGACAACGTCTCGTTCTCCGCGGAGTCCTGGAACGACATCGACAAGCCGATGACCGTCTCCTGGGACTTCGGTGACGGCGCCACCGCCCCGGCGACCACCGGGTCCGTGTCCCATCACTACGCCAACGACGGCACGTACCCCGTCACCCTCCACGCGACCTCGCCGGACGGCCGCACGGCCACGAAGACGACGCAGGTCACGGTGACCACCCACGATGTCGGGATCGCCAAGTTCACCGTGCCCACCGCGGCCCGCGCCGGGGAAAGCAAGCCCATCTCGGTCGACGTGAGCAACACCCGGTACACCGAAACGGCGACGGTCGTGCTGTCCAGGAACGACGGGCCGTACTGGCGGGAGATCGCCACGCTCACCCTGACCGTGCCCGCGCGCTCCACTAAGACCGTGCGGTTCCCGTTCGCCTACACCTTCACCCCCGACGACGCGGTCGACGGCAAGGTCACCTTCCGCGCCGAGCTGAAGCTGGACTACCCGCTGCGCGACGCCCGGCTGTCGGACAACGAAGTGATCGCCATCGCCACGACCGTCAAACCGAGCGGCACGCGCATCGCCGCCGTCTGA
- a CDS encoding cytochrome P450: MTETLDPATEAPSFPLPRGKCPYHPPAAYGELHEKAPLSKVKLVDGKQAWVVTGYAEARALLSDPRLSAARSHPDFPNNAKIMPGTGMPQPVPEGDALTFAQLDDPEHNAQRKLVIPSFTLRQAKAMRPKIQKIVDELIDGMLADGPGADLVSAFAVPFPSLMMAELFGVPEEDRAVYTEHVQYLATRPDMMVPAIYTLSDFYTKLFERKRAEPAEDLATHMVTSFDERPDEIGFQQLLNSAMLVTVSGNESTMTMISLGAFAVLDNPAQADVLRADPAGAAPRAVEELLRYISAGDIISRLATEDIEVGGQTIHAGEGVILATPAVNRDPEAFPAPHELDLRRDHKTHLTFGHGPHQCVAMNFATAALEVVFSTLFTRLPGLRLAVPAEEVPPGGLGVYRVAELPVTW, translated from the coding sequence GTGACCGAAACCCTCGACCCCGCCACCGAGGCGCCGTCGTTCCCGCTGCCGCGCGGCAAGTGCCCGTACCACCCGCCCGCCGCGTACGGCGAACTCCACGAGAAGGCACCGCTGTCGAAGGTGAAGCTGGTCGACGGCAAGCAGGCCTGGGTCGTCACCGGCTACGCGGAAGCCCGCGCGCTGCTGTCGGACCCGCGGCTCTCGGCCGCCCGCTCGCACCCCGACTTCCCGAACAACGCCAAGATCATGCCCGGCACCGGCATGCCGCAGCCGGTGCCCGAGGGCGACGCGCTGACGTTCGCGCAGCTCGACGACCCGGAGCACAACGCCCAGCGCAAGCTGGTGATCCCGAGCTTCACGCTGCGCCAGGCCAAGGCGATGCGCCCGAAGATCCAGAAGATCGTCGACGAGCTGATCGACGGCATGCTGGCCGACGGCCCGGGCGCGGACCTCGTTTCGGCGTTCGCGGTGCCGTTCCCGTCGCTGATGATGGCGGAGCTGTTCGGCGTGCCGGAGGAGGACCGCGCGGTCTACACCGAGCACGTCCAGTACCTGGCGACCCGGCCGGACATGATGGTGCCGGCGATCTACACGCTGTCCGACTTCTACACCAAGCTCTTCGAGCGCAAGCGCGCCGAGCCGGCCGAAGACCTGGCCACACACATGGTCACCAGCTTCGACGAGCGGCCCGACGAGATCGGCTTCCAGCAGCTGCTCAACTCGGCGATGCTGGTCACGGTGTCGGGCAACGAATCCACGATGACGATGATCTCCCTCGGCGCGTTCGCGGTGCTGGACAACCCGGCGCAGGCCGACGTCCTGCGCGCCGACCCGGCGGGTGCGGCACCGCGCGCGGTGGAGGAGCTGCTGCGCTACATCTCGGCGGGCGACATCATCTCGCGCCTGGCCACCGAGGACATCGAGGTCGGCGGCCAGACCATCCACGCGGGCGAGGGCGTCATCCTCGCGACGCCGGCGGTCAACCGCGACCCCGAGGCGTTCCCGGCGCCGCACGAGCTCGACCTGCGCCGCGACCACAAGACGCACCTGACCTTCGGCCACGGCCCGCACCAGTGCGTCGCGATGAACTTCGCGACGGCCGCGCTCGAGGTCGTCTTCTCGACGCTGTTCACCCGGCTCCCCGGCCTGCGGCTGGCCGTCCCCGCCGAGGAGGTGCCGCCGGGCGGGCTGGGCGTCTACCGCGTCGCCGAGCTCCCGGTCACGTGGTGA